Below is a window of Neodiprion virginianus isolate iyNeoVirg1 chromosome 4, iyNeoVirg1.1, whole genome shotgun sequence DNA.
CGTCCAAGTTCATCTTGAATGGGGacacttacccgcagagggtgccaggcccgtgGTGATCGGGACGTGCAACGGGAGGATCTCTTCTTAAAGTCGGGTTGCTCGAGAGTGCAGCTCTCAGTGGGTGTTAAACTCTGAGGCTGAATATGACCtcgagaccgatagcgaacaagtaccgtaaggaaaaattgacaaagaactttgaagagagagttcaagagtatGCGGAATCGTTCAGAGGTGAACCTGAGAAatccgaaagatcgaacggggacattcattgtcagtgacgcaggcttcgccgcggctcgtaATGTCGGGACCTagcgtccacggcactcggttGAGATGCAATATCCAGCcgcgccggcgtgcacttctcccctagtagaACATCGCGATCTGTGGGTTGTCATTCAAACacccggtcggctgcctgtccCGGCGTTCgcgtcggggcagacccccggtcGCCCGACCGGTCTAGCCAGCTGTCGGCTGGTGGTGTCTTCTGGCTGGTTTGTTCGAATTATCGCATACCGCTCGGCGTCGCTACTGCTctgggtactttcaggacccgtcttgaaatAAAGGCGAAGGAGTCTAACATTTtcgcgagtcattgggacgagcaaacctaaaggcaAAATGGACGTAAAGGTtagcccagcgctgaccgaaGGAggatgcggccccgcactcccggggtGTTTCGTTCTTACCATGAtaagaggcgcacccagagcgtacacgttgggacccgaaagatggtgaactatgcctggtcaggacgaagtcagggaaaccctgatggaggtccgtagcgattctgacgtgcaaatcgatcgtcggaactgggtaaAGTGGCGAAAGACTAATTGAACCATCCAGTAGCTGGTTTTCTCCGAAGTTTCCgtcaggatagctggcacttgcgtacaaaacgtacacgagtctcatccggtgAAGCGtatgattagaggccttggggccgaaacgaccttcacctttttttaaactttgaatgggtgagatctctgcCTTGCTCGAACTATAAAGTCACGAGATTCCGTATCAGAGTGTCAAGTGAGCCACTTTTGGTGAGCAGAACTGGTactgtgggatgaaccaacGCCGAGTTAAGCCCCCAAAGTCGACGCTcatgggataccatgaaaggcgaCAGTTGCTTGtgacagcaggacggtggccatggaagtcggaatcctCTAAGaagtgtgtaacaactcacctgccgaagcaactagccctgaaaatggatggcgctgaagcgtcgcgcctatactcggccgtcagcggcataccaggcggcctaggccgtcatgaagccctgacgagtgGGACGGTAGCGGCGTTGTGTGCACAAGGGTCTGCGCatgagcctgcctggagccgctgtcggtgcagatcttggtggtagtagcaaatactccagcgaggccctggaggactgacgtgggaaagggtttcgtgtgaacagtCGTTGCGCATaagtcagtcgatcctaagccctagaAGAAATCCGATGAAgatgttggtgtatttttATGCCTGACACGTGCCTCTTGAAGCCGGTAATTGCGAACGTTGGGCGTCGCTCGAtgttccccccggcgtgggcgtgcgcggtttgaaatgtgacacacccgtcaggcgaaagggaatccggttcctgttccggaacccggcagcggaaccgtttacaagtcaTGCCCTCGCtagagagttcgtcggggtaacccaaaaagacctggagacgccgtcgggagatccggaaagagttttcttttctgtataagcgttcgagttctctggaatcctctagcagagagatagggtttggaacgcaAAGAGCACTGCCGTTGCGGCGGTGTCTGTTTCTTtccctcggaccttgaaaatccagtaGAGGGCCACGCGGAGGTCTCGCGCCAGTTCGTATTTATATCCGCAGCAGttctccaaggtgaagagtCTCTAGTagatagactaatgtaggtgAGGAAAGTCGGCAAATTAGATCCGTAACTTTGAAATAAACATTGGCTCTGCGGATCGGGGtgtgtcgggcttggtcgggaagtgggtttggctgacgtgccgggcctgggcgaggtgatggttGATAACCGGATCCcagctcggtcccgtgcctcGGCCTTCCACGGATCTcccttgctgcgaggcttcggcggcggttcgctGTTGCCGTCGTTCTCTTCGGCCGacattcaacggtcagctcagaactggcacggactaGGGGAATCTGACTGTccaattaaaacaaagcattgcgatggccctagcgggtgttgacgcagtgtgatttctgcccagtgctttgaatgtcaacgtgaagaaattcaagcaagcggACGTAAACGGTGGcagtaactatgactctcttaaaAGACACAATGCGATAGCAAAATACCTCGCAGGAAAATTCAGAAAAGCAGAATTCTATGTTGAGGAAGAACCGAGGTTCGACACCGAGGAAGGATTGAGAAAACCTGATATAACAGCAACTTCAGGACGTACCACCATCATCTTGGACGTAGGTATCACCAGTGACAGGACGGATTCGGAGAAAATGAACCGCGATGAAGTTAACAAGTATGCCAACAACAACAGCCTCTTTGGGGAAGTGATGAAGAAATACGACTTCCACGAGGTTATCAAATTGGGAGCAGTTTTCAGTTGTAGAGGAGTTTGATGCGAAACTTCTGCGAATCAACTTCTCGGACGAGGAATACTGCGCCATCCAAACATTAAGACCATATCGATCAGGATACTAATTGGCGGATTAGCAGAATGGAATTTCTTTAACAGCTCAACCAcaatgagaagaagaaaagttcGTAAACGGAATGGGGTGGGATAGTGCACAAGCCCTACTCGGATATTGAGCTACATATCATGATCAATGTGTTATGGCTATGTATAATGTCATAGATTATACAAATAGTGTTctttattattgttgggtttcAGTTAATGAGTGAGTAGTGGGGACTACCCAAACTGGCAAGAGAGTCTCGAGAGCGCGAAGAAGCAGTAGCTCAGTGATCGACATACAAGAAAGACCAATTTCACAATTACaccaataataattaataagaCGCCACGCGCTAATTGTAATTATAGgctataaataaaagtaaagtTCTTGTTTATTAAACTATTGTCtacattattaaataaaaaaaaaaccacaaacACAACAGTTGGCAACGAGGACGGTGCTGGGACAGGAAAATAAAACTCTTCCTCGATGTCAAAACTCGAATTGACTCCTCGAGAACTCAATCAACCCCCGAACCCTGATAATCGACACCAACCCTGCAGGTAGAAAACTAGTATAAACTTTATCGTCATCTGTATTGTCAACCTATAAATTAGACCAGGTATCACGCCCCACGAGGAAAGACTCACACTGCGTTTGACCGCGAAACAAGCACCTCTGCCTGCACACGTTGTAGCAGACCGGCAGCAAAGCGAAGACGCTAGATCGGCGCGGATTAGCTGCGAATAATGAACACACTTCAGTTGTGAGCAGTCCTCGAGGAGTCTCGGCCGTGTGAACTTCGATTCGTCAAATATAACTGTTCTGTGTAATAGAACCTCGACCGTCTGTTGTCGACTCAACTAAGTTTGCCATTTGAGAAGGGTAACTTGATCCAGTATATCGACAAGTAGTaagtgaataaatttatatatcttCGCATATACGCTTTTCTATTGTCTTGCAATTACTTTTGGTCCTCCACGTATCCTCCTTGTATTGTCTCTTCTATTTTAATAATCgagctagccgaattcctcattcaattatttattcattaatggtaaatttataaaagGAAATTCAGGTATTGGTTCCTCAAACcaattggcgcccaacgaATTCATAGAATTAATTAACTACTCAGCCTAGAGCCCTATCAGCCGACGGACCACGGCCGCGGCAGGTggtgtgtatttttatttaatatttgtcAAATTGAGCCTATGGGTCAAATAACGACTTAAGTCGACTTAAGTCACTTTTTCAAAGAAGCTGATCTCGGTGTTCTGTATAATCTTCGCTATAAACCCTGTGAATCTTGGATGTTTTCGTCAACTTTTAATGCTGTAGTAACCATAACAAGCGGTGCGCGCACCGCCATTGAGTTAGCCGGCAGTAGCAGCGAAGCGAAGTAGGCTAATCCACGCGCCTCCGCCAAACAGACGCACGTGTTTATCTGCCTGTCTGTTAGATTTCGTGTAAAGCTGCAATATTTTCTGCGCGAAATAATGAACGAATCTACAACAACTACAACAGCATCGACTAGCCCTACTGCTACAGTTAcggggaaaaagagaaaaattcgaCAAGATAGATGGGAACAAAATAGAAAGAAGCTTAAGCGTAACAGTGGTAAAAGTTACGCTTCTCAAAGTGGGAATAAAATAcctcgaaaaaaattcaggcaCACTACCGACTGCTGCAAGAAAAACTGTTCGTCTTCTTTCGATTATAAACGTcagcgtgaaattttcaagactTTCTGGGCAATGGCTGAGAAACCGAGTCAGGACACTTTTTTAATCAGTTGTATAcaacgtgaagaaatcaaaTACGTCAAAACCGTAACAAAACGGAAGAACAGATCTTGGTCTTGGAAATATTCTTTCAAAGTAGATGGCCAGGATAAAACTGTCTGTAAAGGATTTTTTCTGTCTCTTCTCCAAATAACTGAATCCAGAATGAAAACGGTGCTCCGATTTTGTAAATCAGGTAaatgtttatattattttctttctaaataaatcaatatttaCGAATGCTTGACTCGTTTATTGGCGTCTTATAACAAAACAAGTCAGGTCTGgattaaaatatgaaaatactgATTGTTTCAGGTACGACAGTTGCTACAGAAAAAAGGGGTAAGCAACCCAACCCTGCCAAAATTTCGAACGTGGTATGGAGTTTAGTGAAGGAGCATTGGTCGACTTTCCCGAACAAAAAATCGCATTATGGAAGCTCCAAAACTGAAAGAAAGTACTTCGAGAATCCAGActtaaacgtaaaaaaaatgtttcacgcATTCCAAGAATATTACTTTGATAAAACAGGGAAGCAGCTCTCACTAAAGTACCCAACGTACCATAGATATTTTCGGGAAAATAGTGATTACTCGTTTAGGCAACGTAAAACAGACGTCTGTGATTTTTGCACCGAATGTAAAATCAAACTATCGGCAAATTCATCAGATCCGTGTAAGGAATCGTTCCGTCTACATGAAGTAAAAGTTGCGGAATACAAGGTTTTGCGGCAACAGTGCACAAAGAATATTAACGATGATACTCTAACTGTTGAGTTCGACTACGCACAAAATCTTCCGCTTCCAAAACTGAACGTTAGCGCACAATTTTACAAGCGATTATTGTGGCTGTATGTTTTCAACACACACTGTTTTAATGACGGTgacagcaaatttttttgcttcttagAATGTGATGGTGGCAAGAACGGTAACTCTGTGTGTAgttttttgaacgattttctggtaaaaaaattgactgaaaatccagaattaaaaaaagtagTTCTTTTGTCTGACTCCTGTGGGGggcaaaataaaaacaagactCTCGTACGATATTGTGCTTGGTTGTCGGTCAAAATGGgagttgaaataaatcacatcTTTCCGGTGCGAGGTCATTCATACTGCCAATGCGATAGAAATTTCGGTGTTTACGgaactgttttaaaaaaagtagagaCCGTCGAAAATCCTATCGAGTATCTCGAAATAATGAGGACCGTAAGGCACAAACCAAAAGCTTTCGAAGCAGAGATGAGTGCCCACTTATTAAAAGAATGGGATAAAACTttggattcattttttctaaagGTTCCAA
It encodes the following:
- the LOC124302752 gene encoding uncharacterized protein LOC124302752, giving the protein MNESTTTTTASTSPTATVTGKKRKIRQDRWEQNRKKLKRNSGKSYASQSGNKIPRKKFRHTTDCCKKNCSSSFDYKRQREIFKTFWAMAEKPSQDTFLISCIQREEIKYVKTVTKRKNRSWSWKYSFKVDGQDKTVCKGFFLSLLQITESRMKTVLRFCKSGTTVATEKRGKQPNPAKISNVVWSLVKEHWSTFPNKKSHYGSSKTERKYFENPDLNVKKMFHAFQEYYFDKTGKQLSLKYPTYHRYFRENSDYSFRQRKTDVCDFCTECKIKLSANSSDPCKESFRLHEVKVAEYKVLRQQCTKNINDDTLTVEFDYAQNLPLPKLNVSAQFYKRLLWLYVFNTHCFNDGDSKFFCFLECDGGKNGNSVCSFLNDFLVKKLTENPELKKVVLLSDSCGGQNKNKTLVRYCAWLSVKMGVEINHIFPVRGHSYCQCDRNFGVYGTVLKKVETVENPIEYLEIMRTVRHKPKAFEAEMSAHLLKEWDKTLDSFFLKVPKAKGKKFTIQKYVKLSYKPTGTMSVYADYNGAPQNFNLFKLNAFVSKDTELALANPAPVGIKTAKKNDVLSLMPFVKPVNREWYKNVLRGTCNDNDSAETDEMDSD